A region from the Agrobacterium cucumeris genome encodes:
- a CDS encoding beta-ketoacyl-ACP synthase: MKSDNDVVITGVGIVTCHGVGSQAHVALLSGAAAPATIVETEKFKPYPVHPMPEIDWSAQIAKRGDQRQMENWQRLGVFAAGLALDDAGLKENAEACATMDMIVAAGGGERDINVDTLIVDEALKRNDREVLLNEKLTTELRPTLFLAQLSNLMAGNISIVHKVTGSSRTFMGEEAAGISAVETAFHRIRSGESSHALVGGAFSAERPDMILLFEAIGAHAQGGWQPLWSRGDQDGGGMISGSLGAFLVLESRKHASERGARIYARIDAIEGDRGSRDDGRMEKRMERLLAPAKDSAATVVFSGASGYDEVTRREKDILEKALPKAVIRGFGGITGHGLEAQFPLGLALAALTLESGAKVPAFDAAAEKQMGEAASEAVVTTVGHVRGEGVAVLSRDV, translated from the coding sequence ATGAAATCTGACAATGATGTGGTGATAACAGGGGTCGGCATCGTGACCTGTCACGGCGTCGGCAGCCAGGCGCATGTGGCGCTTCTTTCTGGAGCAGCCGCGCCGGCGACGATTGTCGAGACCGAAAAATTCAAACCCTATCCGGTCCATCCCATGCCTGAGATCGACTGGTCCGCGCAGATCGCCAAGCGCGGTGACCAACGCCAGATGGAAAACTGGCAGCGGCTCGGCGTGTTCGCCGCCGGCCTCGCGCTCGATGATGCCGGGCTGAAGGAAAATGCCGAGGCCTGTGCCACCATGGACATGATCGTGGCGGCCGGCGGCGGCGAGCGCGACATCAATGTCGATACGCTGATCGTCGATGAAGCGCTGAAGCGCAACGACCGCGAAGTGCTGCTCAATGAGAAGCTGACCACGGAGCTGCGCCCGACGCTGTTTCTCGCCCAGCTTTCCAATCTGATGGCCGGCAACATCTCCATCGTGCACAAGGTGACCGGTTCGTCCCGCACGTTCATGGGCGAGGAAGCGGCAGGTATCTCCGCCGTCGAAACCGCCTTTCACCGCATTCGTTCCGGCGAATCGAGCCATGCGCTGGTTGGCGGCGCCTTTTCGGCTGAACGTCCCGACATGATCCTGCTGTTCGAGGCGATCGGCGCGCATGCGCAGGGTGGCTGGCAGCCGTTGTGGTCGCGTGGCGACCAGGACGGCGGCGGCATGATTTCGGGTTCGCTCGGCGCGTTCCTGGTGCTGGAATCGCGCAAGCACGCCAGCGAGCGCGGCGCGCGCATCTATGCCCGCATCGACGCCATCGAGGGTGACCGTGGCAGCCGCGATGACGGCCGCATGGAAAAGCGCATGGAGCGGTTGCTTGCGCCTGCAAAGGACAGCGCTGCGACCGTCGTGTTTTCCGGCGCGAGCGGTTATGACGAGGTGACCCGGCGCGAGAAGGATATTCTCGAAAAGGCGCTGCCGAAGGCCGTCATTCGCGGTTTTGGCGGTATCACCGGCCACGGACTTGAAGCGCAGTTTCCGCTCGGACTGGCGCTGGCGGCGCTGACGCTTGAAAGCGGCGCGAAGGTTCCTGCCTTCGACGCGGCTGCGGAAAAGCAGATGGGCGAGGCGGCTAGTGAAGCCGTCGTCACCACTGTCGGCCATGTGCGCGGCGAGGGTGTCGCCGTTCTGTCGCGCGACGTTTGA
- a CDS encoding LL-diaminopimelate aminotransferase — translation MEEFHKVRRLPQYVFEQVNRLKASARAAGADIIDLGMGNPDLPTPKAIVDKLCEVVQDPRTHRYSSSKGIPGLRRAQAAYYARRFGVKLNPDTQVVATLGSKEGFANMAQAITAPGDVILCPNPTYPIHAFGFLMAGGVIRSMNVEPDESFFGPLERAVRHSIPKPLALIINYPSNPTAHVASLDFYKDVIAFAKKHEIIVLSDLAYSEIYFDDNNPPPSVLEVPGAIDVAVEFTSMSKTFSMPGWRMGFAVGNERLIAALTRVKSYLDYGAFTPIQVAATHALNGDGSDIAEVRSVYRRRRDVMVDTFGKAGFEVPPPAATMFAWAKIPEKFRHLGSLEFSKLLVEKADIAVAPGIGFGEMGDDYVRLALVENEHRIRQAARNLKRFLSSADETMHNVVSLNAHR, via the coding sequence ATGGAAGAGTTTCACAAGGTCCGGCGTCTGCCGCAATACGTCTTCGAACAGGTCAACCGTTTGAAAGCGAGCGCGCGAGCGGCCGGGGCCGATATCATCGATCTCGGCATGGGCAACCCCGACCTTCCGACCCCCAAGGCGATCGTCGACAAGCTTTGCGAAGTCGTTCAGGACCCGCGCACCCATCGTTATTCCTCGTCCAAGGGCATTCCCGGCCTTCGCCGCGCGCAGGCCGCCTATTATGCCCGCCGTTTCGGCGTGAAGCTGAACCCCGATACCCAGGTTGTCGCCACGCTCGGCTCCAAGGAAGGCTTCGCCAATATGGCGCAGGCCATCACCGCACCGGGTGACGTGATCCTGTGTCCGAACCCTACCTATCCGATCCATGCCTTCGGCTTCCTGATGGCGGGCGGCGTTATCCGCTCGATGAATGTCGAGCCGGATGAGAGCTTCTTCGGGCCACTGGAGCGCGCGGTGCGCCACTCCATTCCCAAACCGCTGGCGCTGATCATCAACTACCCGTCGAACCCGACTGCTCATGTGGCTTCGCTGGATTTCTACAAGGACGTCATCGCCTTTGCGAAGAAACACGAGATCATCGTGCTCTCCGACCTTGCCTATTCGGAAATCTATTTCGACGACAACAATCCGCCGCCTTCGGTTCTGGAAGTTCCCGGCGCAATCGACGTTGCGGTGGAATTCACTTCCATGTCGAAGACCTTCTCCATGCCCGGCTGGCGCATGGGCTTTGCCGTTGGCAACGAGCGGCTGATCGCGGCCCTGACCCGCGTGAAGTCCTATCTCGATTACGGCGCCTTCACGCCGATCCAGGTTGCGGCCACCCATGCCCTCAACGGCGACGGTTCCGACATCGCCGAAGTGCGCAGCGTTTATCGCCGCCGCCGTGATGTCATGGTCGACACCTTCGGCAAGGCCGGTTTCGAGGTTCCGCCGCCGGCGGCGACGATGTTCGCCTGGGCTAAAATCCCGGAAAAATTCCGCCATCTCGGCAGCCTGGAATTCTCCAAGCTTCTGGTCGAGAAGGCTGATATTGCCGTTGCTCCCGGCATCGGCTTTGGCGAGATGGGCGATGATTACGTCCGCCTTGCGCTCGTGGAAAACGAGCATCGAATTCGTCAGGCAGCGCGCAATCTGAAGCGTTTCCTGTCGAGCGCAGACGAAACGATGCACAATGTCGTTTCGCTTAACGCCCACAGATAA
- a CDS encoding beta-ketoacyl-ACP synthase — protein sequence MTSNFKDHLGRPIVAVTGMGIITSLGQGLADNWAALTSGKSGIHKITRFPTEGLSTRISGTVDFIDIPVPNSVERSYAFARETTIEALAQAGISGDFDGPLFLAAPPIEPEWSARFELADRSPPAAQPGDAYERFMTALRQRPDPAFQEAALFGAISERLSDRFGTRGLPVTLSTACASGATAIQLGVEAIRQGRTERALTVATDGSVSAEALIRFSLLSALSTQNDPPEKASKPFSKDRDGFVIAEGAATLVLESLEAAVARGAKVLGIIKGAGEKADSFHRTRSSPDGGPAIATIRAALADAGVAESDIGYINAHGTSTPENDKMEYGSMLAVFGEGLKNIPLSSNKSMIGHTLTAAGAVEAVFSLQTMLTGTLPPTINYNNPDPTISLDVVPNVKRDAEVSAVLSNSFGFGGQNASLVMTREPA from the coding sequence ATGACTTCCAATTTCAAGGATCATCTCGGTCGTCCGATCGTCGCCGTGACCGGCATGGGCATCATCACCTCGCTGGGACAGGGCCTTGCCGACAACTGGGCGGCGCTGACATCTGGCAAGTCGGGCATCCACAAGATCACCCGTTTCCCGACTGAGGGGCTTTCCACCCGCATCAGCGGCACGGTGGATTTCATCGATATCCCGGTTCCGAACTCCGTTGAGCGTTCCTATGCCTTCGCCCGCGAAACCACCATCGAGGCTCTGGCGCAGGCCGGTATATCCGGTGATTTCGATGGGCCGCTGTTTCTCGCAGCACCGCCGATCGAGCCGGAATGGAGCGCCCGTTTCGAGCTTGCCGACCGTTCGCCGCCAGCCGCACAGCCGGGCGACGCCTATGAGCGGTTCATGACGGCGTTGCGCCAGCGTCCCGATCCGGCGTTCCAGGAAGCGGCGCTTTTCGGTGCGATTTCCGAGCGTCTTTCCGACCGCTTTGGCACACGCGGCCTGCCGGTCACGCTGTCGACGGCCTGTGCATCTGGTGCGACTGCGATCCAGCTCGGCGTTGAGGCTATCCGCCAGGGCCGCACCGAGCGGGCACTGACGGTTGCGACCGACGGTTCGGTCAGCGCCGAGGCACTGATCCGCTTCTCGCTTCTCTCCGCGCTTTCGACCCAGAATGATCCGCCGGAAAAGGCCTCCAAGCCGTTCAGCAAGGATCGCGACGGTTTCGTGATCGCTGAAGGTGCCGCAACGCTGGTGCTGGAATCGCTCGAAGCCGCGGTTGCACGTGGCGCGAAGGTGCTCGGCATCATCAAGGGTGCCGGTGAAAAGGCCGACAGCTTCCACCGCACGCGGTCTTCGCCCGATGGTGGCCCGGCGATTGCGACGATCCGTGCGGCACTGGCCGATGCGGGTGTGGCCGAAAGCGATATCGGCTATATCAACGCTCACGGCACCTCGACGCCTGAGAACGACAAGATGGAATATGGCTCGATGCTCGCCGTCTTCGGCGAAGGCCTGAAGAATATTCCGCTGTCTTCCAACAAGTCGATGATCGGCCATACGCTGACGGCGGCAGGTGCCGTGGAAGCCGTGTTCTCGCTGCAGACGATGCTGACCGGCACGCTGCCGCCGACGATCAACTACAACAATCCCGATCCGACCATTTCGCTCGACGTGGTGCCGAATGTGAAGCGGGATGCCGAGGTGAGTGCGGTTCTGTCCAACTCCTTCGGATTTGGCGGACAGAATGCAAGCCTTGTCATGACGCGGGAACCGGCTTAA
- a CDS encoding lipid A biosynthesis lauroyl acyltransferase, whose amino-acid sequence MKLFLTRIVLKLDHFRQWLIATFAFGLLNLLKLFPADAGIRAADRLARFVGPKTGRHKLMLYNLARAFPEKSEEERLAIAMDSWANMGRLAAEYVFLDRLFDFDPEKNEPGRIQVEGIPTFLELRDNPRPFIVFTAHSGNFELLPVASSAFGLDVTVLFRPPNNPYVADKVFNFRKERMGNLVPSHAGSSFALARQLERGGGVGVLVDQKFSKGLTTRFFGLEVRTNPLLAKLVRQFNCDVYPARCVRLPDNRYRLEIEPKVEIPRDEKGNVDIQATAQLLNDKVESWVREYPGQWLWYHDRWDVKHQI is encoded by the coding sequence GTGAAGCTGTTCCTGACGCGGATCGTCCTTAAACTGGACCACTTCCGGCAGTGGCTGATTGCGACATTCGCCTTCGGCCTTCTCAACCTGCTGAAGCTTTTCCCTGCCGATGCGGGCATTCGCGCCGCCGACCGGCTGGCGCGCTTCGTGGGGCCGAAAACCGGCCGCCACAAGCTGATGCTCTACAATCTGGCCCGTGCCTTTCCGGAAAAATCCGAGGAAGAGCGGCTGGCGATCGCCATGGACAGCTGGGCCAATATGGGCCGGCTTGCGGCGGAGTATGTGTTTCTCGACCGGCTGTTTGATTTCGATCCGGAGAAGAACGAGCCCGGCCGCATTCAGGTCGAAGGCATTCCGACATTCCTTGAGTTGCGCGACAATCCGCGACCCTTCATCGTCTTTACCGCCCATAGCGGTAACTTCGAGCTGCTGCCGGTGGCGAGTTCTGCCTTCGGTCTTGATGTCACGGTGCTGTTCCGTCCGCCCAACAATCCGTATGTCGCCGACAAGGTGTTCAATTTCCGCAAGGAGCGCATGGGCAATCTCGTGCCGTCGCATGCCGGCTCGTCCTTTGCGCTGGCGCGGCAGCTGGAAAGGGGCGGCGGTGTCGGCGTTCTGGTTGACCAGAAGTTCAGCAAGGGGCTGACGACCAGGTTCTTCGGTCTTGAGGTTCGCACCAATCCGCTGCTGGCCAAACTTGTGCGGCAGTTCAACTGCGATGTTTATCCCGCCCGCTGCGTGCGTCTGCCGGATAATCGTTACCGGCTGGAGATCGAACCGAAGGTCGAGATTCCACGCGATGAAAAAGGCAATGTCGACATTCAGGCGACGGCGCAGCTTTTGAACGACAAGGTGGAAAGCTGGGTGCGCGAATATCCCGGACAATGGTTGTGGTATCACGACCGCTGGGACGTAAAGCACCAGATCTGA
- the recJ gene encoding single-stranded-DNA-specific exonuclease RecJ, giving the protein MAMMEPADAVARAFLSVERSATEQRWVSRLDQAGQNRALAMSQIHAIPELIARVLAGRGVGVDDALAFLDPTIRSLMPDPHMLTDCEKAAERLVRAIETGEKVAIFGDYDVDGAASSALMYRFFAHFGLTPEIYIPDRIFEGYGPNPAAMQQLAANGATLIVTVDCGSTSHESLQAARDAGTDVVVIDHHQVGSELPPAVALVNPNREDDLSGQGHLCAAGVVFLVLVATLRLLKDRRNRQAFTLDLLSLLDIVALATVCDVVPLKGLNRAYVVKGLIAARHMNNAGLTALFKKAGLGGPVTPYHFGFLIGPRINAGGRIGDAALGSRLLTIEDPSQAEVIAERLDELNRERQAMEAVMLAEAEAEALFEYGDGSGAGVIVTARENWHPGIVGLLASRLKDRFRRPAFAIAFDPSGKGTGSGRSINGFDMGRMVRAAVDAGLLVKGGGHAMAAGLTVERANLGKLRTFFEEAAVKTVSELVESSVLKIDGAIGASGATLQLVDQLEQAGPYGSGHSQPIFAVPAHRLRDVRLVGTAHVKITLEAMDGSRLEGIAFRAAEAPLGQMLLNARGRSIHVAGTVGADLWQGQRRVQLRVLDAAFAP; this is encoded by the coding sequence ATGGCAATGATGGAGCCGGCCGACGCCGTGGCCCGCGCATTTTTGAGCGTGGAGCGGTCGGCGACAGAGCAGCGCTGGGTATCACGGCTGGATCAGGCCGGACAGAACCGCGCGCTGGCCATGTCCCAGATCCATGCCATTCCCGAGCTGATTGCCCGCGTGCTGGCCGGACGCGGAGTAGGCGTGGATGACGCGCTGGCTTTTCTCGATCCGACCATCCGTTCGCTGATGCCCGATCCGCATATGTTGACCGATTGCGAGAAGGCGGCCGAGCGGCTGGTGCGCGCCATCGAGACCGGCGAGAAGGTGGCGATCTTCGGCGACTATGATGTCGATGGGGCTGCCTCTTCCGCCTTGATGTACCGGTTTTTCGCGCATTTCGGGCTGACGCCGGAGATCTATATTCCTGACCGTATTTTCGAAGGCTACGGGCCGAACCCGGCGGCGATGCAGCAGCTTGCCGCCAATGGTGCGACCCTGATCGTGACGGTCGATTGCGGTTCCACCAGCCATGAATCGCTGCAGGCGGCCAGGGATGCGGGAACCGATGTGGTCGTCATCGATCACCACCAGGTGGGTTCGGAACTGCCGCCGGCTGTCGCACTGGTCAATCCCAACCGGGAAGACGATCTGTCAGGGCAGGGGCATCTGTGTGCCGCCGGCGTGGTGTTTCTCGTGCTGGTCGCCACGCTGCGGCTGCTGAAGGACCGACGCAACCGGCAGGCCTTCACGCTCGATCTGCTGTCGCTGCTCGATATCGTCGCCCTTGCAACGGTATGCGATGTGGTACCGCTGAAGGGGCTTAACCGCGCCTATGTGGTGAAGGGGCTGATCGCCGCGCGCCATATGAACAATGCTGGCCTCACCGCCCTGTTCAAGAAGGCTGGATTGGGCGGACCTGTCACGCCCTATCATTTCGGTTTCCTGATCGGGCCGCGCATCAATGCCGGCGGCCGCATCGGCGATGCCGCTCTCGGCAGTCGTCTGCTGACCATAGAGGATCCTTCGCAGGCAGAAGTGATCGCGGAACGGCTGGATGAGCTGAATCGTGAGCGGCAGGCGATGGAAGCGGTGATGCTGGCGGAAGCCGAGGCGGAGGCGTTGTTTGAATATGGTGATGGGTCTGGCGCCGGTGTCATCGTTACCGCCCGGGAAAACTGGCATCCGGGTATTGTCGGCCTGCTTGCATCGCGGCTGAAGGATCGCTTCCGTCGTCCGGCCTTTGCCATCGCTTTCGATCCCTCCGGCAAGGGCACCGGTTCTGGCCGTTCGATCAATGGTTTCGATATGGGCCGCATGGTGCGCGCCGCCGTGGATGCGGGTTTGCTGGTCAAGGGTGGCGGTCACGCCATGGCTGCCGGGCTGACGGTGGAGCGTGCCAATCTCGGCAAGCTCAGGACGTTCTTTGAAGAAGCAGCCGTCAAGACGGTGAGCGAACTGGTGGAAAGCAGCGTGCTGAAGATCGACGGCGCCATCGGCGCGTCGGGCGCGACATTGCAGCTTGTCGACCAGCTGGAGCAGGCCGGTCCTTATGGATCAGGCCACTCACAGCCGATCTTTGCCGTCCCGGCCCATCGCCTGCGCGATGTGCGCCTCGTCGGCACCGCCCATGTGAAGATCACGCTCGAGGCCATGGACGGCTCTCGGCTGGAGGGCATCGCATTCCGGGCCGCAGAGGCGCCTCTGGGGCAGATGCTGCTGAATGCGCGCGGCAGGTCCATCCATGTTGCAGGCACCGTGGGTGCCGATCTCTGGCAGGGCCAGAGGCGTGTGCAGCTGCGCGTTCTGGATGCGGCTTTCGCGCCCTGA
- a CDS encoding homoserine dehydrogenase, with amino-acid sequence MADSLRIGIAGLGTVGASLVRILQQRSNELAITCGRAIEIIAVSARDRSRDRGIDLKGITWFDTPEQLASEADIDVFVELVGGASGQAENAVRAALARGLHVVTANKALLAKHGVELATIAEDKGALLNFEAAVAGGIPVIKALRESLTGNHVSRIYGIMNGTCNYILTKMEKEGLSFEACLKEAQRLGYAEADPAFDIEGNDTAHKLAILTTLAFGNKISADDIYLEGITNISSEDIQAAAELGYRIKLLGVAQVTESGIEQRVHPTMVPLDSVIAQVDGVTNAVAIESDILGELLMVGPGAGGNATASAVLGDIADIAKSRPGAQQVPVLGRPAKSLADYRRAKMKSHEGGYFIRLTVKDQAGVFASIAGRMADNNISLESIVQRQRVHVEGAPQTIILVTHATMEDAIRKAVKAIKNEKYLVSEPQVIRIERT; translated from the coding sequence ATGGCAGATTCATTGAGAATCGGCATAGCGGGGCTCGGCACTGTCGGCGCTTCGCTCGTGCGCATCCTCCAGCAGAGAAGCAACGAACTTGCGATTACCTGCGGACGCGCGATTGAGATTATTGCGGTGAGCGCGCGCGACCGTTCGCGCGACCGCGGCATCGATCTCAAGGGTATTACCTGGTTCGACACGCCGGAGCAGCTGGCGAGCGAAGCCGATATCGACGTGTTCGTCGAACTGGTCGGTGGCGCTTCCGGCCAGGCTGAAAATGCTGTGCGAGCCGCACTAGCACGTGGTCTCCACGTGGTGACAGCCAACAAGGCACTGCTGGCCAAGCATGGCGTGGAACTGGCGACTATCGCCGAAGACAAGGGCGCGCTTCTCAACTTCGAAGCGGCGGTGGCCGGCGGTATTCCCGTCATCAAGGCGCTGCGTGAGTCTCTTACCGGCAACCATGTGTCGCGCATCTACGGCATCATGAACGGCACCTGCAACTACATCCTCACCAAGATGGAGAAGGAAGGGCTGTCCTTCGAGGCCTGTCTGAAGGAAGCACAGCGGCTCGGTTATGCCGAAGCCGATCCGGCTTTCGATATCGAGGGCAACGACACCGCTCACAAGCTCGCCATTCTGACGACGCTTGCCTTCGGCAACAAGATTTCGGCCGATGACATCTATCTCGAAGGCATCACCAATATTTCGAGCGAGGATATTCAGGCGGCCGCCGAACTCGGTTATCGCATCAAGCTTCTCGGCGTGGCGCAGGTGACCGAATCCGGTATCGAACAGCGGGTGCATCCAACCATGGTGCCGCTCGATTCCGTCATCGCACAGGTCGATGGCGTCACCAATGCGGTGGCGATCGAATCCGATATTCTCGGTGAGTTGCTGATGGTCGGTCCGGGTGCCGGCGGCAACGCCACGGCGTCGGCCGTGCTGGGTGACATCGCCGATATTGCCAAGAGCCGCCCCGGCGCCCAGCAGGTGCCGGTTCTCGGCCGTCCGGCAAAATCGCTGGCCGATTATCGCCGCGCCAAGATGAAGAGCCATGAGGGCGGTTATTTCATCCGTCTGACGGTGAAGGACCAGGCCGGTGTCTTCGCCTCCATCGCCGGCCGTATGGCCGACAATAACATCTCGCTGGAATCCATCGTGCAGCGCCAGCGCGTGCATGTGGAAGGCGCGCCGCAGACAATCATCCTCGTGACCCATGCGACGATGGAAGATGCGATCCGCAAGGCCGTGAAGGCGATCAAGAACGAGAAATATCTGGTCAGCGAACCGCAGGTCATCCGCATCGAGCGGACCTGA
- a CDS encoding TSUP family transporter produces the protein MQDIALNVFVVLFCVAIFAGFIDSIAGGGGLITIPAMLIMGIAPLDTLGTNKLQAQFGSASATLAYARRGHVNLKEQLPMGLMAMAGGMLGAVTAAFVPADLLRTIMPFLLIAIALYFAFKPQLSDIDSHRRITPFVFGLTVAPLVGFYDGVFGPGAGSFYMLAFVALAGFGMLKATAHTKLLNLGSNFGGFIVFAIGGAVLWKLGLAMGLGQFVGAQIGSRFAMKNGAKIIRPLLVLSCLAMATKLLVDASSAWSIATIWETIFPT, from the coding sequence GTGCAAGACATCGCTCTCAACGTTTTCGTCGTTCTTTTCTGCGTCGCCATCTTTGCCGGATTTATCGATTCCATTGCCGGTGGCGGTGGGCTCATCACCATTCCGGCCATGCTGATCATGGGTATTGCGCCGCTCGACACGCTTGGCACCAACAAGCTGCAGGCGCAGTTCGGTTCGGCCTCCGCCACCCTTGCTTACGCCAGACGCGGCCACGTCAATCTGAAAGAGCAATTACCGATGGGGTTGATGGCCATGGCCGGCGGAATGCTGGGGGCCGTTACCGCCGCGTTCGTGCCGGCAGATCTGCTGCGCACCATCATGCCGTTCCTGCTGATCGCCATCGCGCTTTATTTCGCCTTTAAACCGCAGCTCAGCGATATCGACAGCCATCGTCGCATCACCCCCTTCGTCTTCGGCCTTACGGTCGCGCCGCTGGTGGGCTTTTATGACGGGGTTTTCGGTCCCGGCGCGGGTTCGTTTTACATGCTGGCCTTCGTGGCGCTTGCCGGCTTCGGCATGTTGAAGGCAACCGCCCATACCAAACTTCTGAACCTTGGCTCGAATTTCGGCGGTTTCATCGTCTTCGCCATTGGCGGCGCGGTTCTGTGGAAACTCGGCCTCGCCATGGGTCTCGGCCAATTCGTCGGCGCGCAGATCGGCTCACGTTTCGCGATGAAAAACGGCGCGAAGATCATCCGCCCGCTTCTGGTGCTTTCGTGTCTGGCAATGGCGACGAAGCTTCTTGTCGATGCGTCATCCGCCTGGTCCATCGCCACGATCTGGGAAACCATTTTTCCGACGTAA
- a CDS encoding nucleoside hydrolase, whose amino-acid sequence MHKVIFDTDPGVDDAMALLFLHRHPDIDLIGVTTVFGNAPIDITTRNALFLKREWQMTAPVAKGAGVTFDPARKEGHWPTFIHGENGLGDIDIPETIDLPLDPRPAHRFIIETVKANPGEVTLIAVGRMTNLALALREEPDFAALVKEVIVMGGAFDMNGNVSPAAEANIHGDPEAADLVFTAPWRVVVVGLDVTTKTVMTSAFMAEMAKAGGKPVQLLSDLSQFYIDFYKTRTGDGMVVHDSCACVYLVAPELFESRSGPVRVVCGGLADGQTIQKPDGRAFPPGDWDGHPSQLVCTDIKPERVLSVIRAAIVTGERG is encoded by the coding sequence ATGCATAAAGTGATTTTCGATACGGATCCCGGTGTAGATGACGCCATGGCGCTGCTGTTCCTGCATCGCCATCCCGATATCGATCTGATCGGCGTCACCACGGTTTTCGGTAATGCCCCCATCGATATTACCACACGCAATGCGCTGTTCCTGAAGCGGGAATGGCAGATGACAGCGCCGGTTGCGAAAGGCGCCGGTGTAACGTTCGATCCCGCCCGCAAGGAAGGCCACTGGCCGACCTTCATCCACGGAGAAAACGGTCTCGGCGATATCGACATTCCAGAGACCATCGATCTGCCGCTCGATCCGCGTCCGGCGCATCGTTTCATCATCGAGACCGTGAAGGCCAATCCGGGTGAGGTGACGCTGATTGCCGTCGGCCGCATGACCAATCTGGCGCTGGCGCTGCGCGAAGAGCCGGATTTTGCGGCACTGGTGAAGGAAGTCATCGTCATGGGCGGCGCCTTCGACATGAACGGCAATGTGTCGCCGGCGGCCGAGGCCAATATTCACGGTGACCCGGAGGCGGCCGATCTCGTCTTCACGGCACCCTGGCGCGTCGTCGTCGTTGGTCTCGATGTGACGACGAAAACGGTAATGACCAGCGCCTTCATGGCTGAGATGGCAAAGGCCGGCGGCAAGCCGGTGCAGCTCTTGTCCGACCTGTCGCAATTCTACATTGATTTCTACAAGACCCGCACCGGCGACGGCATGGTGGTGCATGACAGCTGCGCCTGCGTCTATCTCGTCGCGCCTGAGCTGTTCGAGAGCCGCAGCGGCCCCGTGCGCGTCGTCTGCGGCGGTCTTGCTGACGGCCAGACCATTCAGAAGCCGGACGGACGTGCCTTCCCGCCGGGTGACTGGGACGGGCATCCAAGCCAGCTTGTGTGCACGGATATCAAGCCGGAGCGCGTGCTTTCGGTCATCCGTGCTGCAATTGTGACGGGTGAGCGCGGCTGA
- a CDS encoding zinc-binding dehydrogenase — protein sequence MRALQLVDDRKLEKVDLPEPDAPGPGEVTLRVKAVALNHIDVWGWRGMAFAKRKMPLTIGAEASGVVEAIGPGVSNVLPGQLVAVYGARTCGLCKPCREGRDNLCEHVQGVHGFHLDGFAQEKINIPARQLVPAPHGIDAVAAALAPVTFGTVEHMLFDNAKLEPGETILVHAGGSGIGTAAIQLAKKMGCTVITTVGSDDKIERAKALGADHVINYRTDRFEGVVRKLTKKKGVDVVFEHVGKDTFVASMFSLKRGGRLVTCGSTSGVSTDINLMMLFQQQLKLLGSFGCRMENMANAMQKMARGIVHPVIDTEVTFDDIDRALERMETRQVFGKIVLRMD from the coding sequence ATGCGCGCTCTTCAACTCGTGGACGACCGGAAGCTCGAAAAAGTGGACCTGCCTGAACCGGATGCACCGGGCCCGGGCGAGGTGACGCTGCGCGTCAAGGCCGTGGCGCTCAACCACATCGACGTGTGGGGCTGGCGCGGCATGGCTTTCGCCAAGCGCAAGATGCCGCTCACCATTGGTGCCGAGGCTTCGGGTGTGGTGGAAGCCATCGGCCCGGGCGTTTCGAACGTGCTGCCGGGCCAACTCGTCGCGGTTTATGGCGCGCGCACCTGCGGACTGTGCAAGCCCTGCCGCGAAGGCCGTGACAATCTGTGCGAACACGTTCAGGGCGTACACGGTTTCCATCTCGACGGTTTTGCGCAGGAAAAGATCAATATTCCCGCCCGCCAGCTCGTGCCGGCACCGCATGGCATTGACGCCGTCGCTGCAGCACTTGCGCCGGTGACCTTCGGCACGGTCGAGCACATGCTGTTCGACAATGCCAAGCTTGAGCCGGGCGAAACGATCCTTGTGCATGCCGGCGGTTCCGGCATCGGCACGGCGGCGATCCAGCTTGCCAAGAAGATGGGCTGCACCGTCATCACGACAGTCGGCTCCGATGACAAGATCGAGCGGGCAAAGGCGCTCGGCGCCGATCACGTCATCAACTACCGCACCGACCGTTTCGAAGGCGTCGTGCGCAAGCTGACGAAAAAGAAGGGTGTCGACGTGGTGTTCGAACATGTCGGTAAGGACACGTTCGTGGCCTCGATGTTCTCGCTGAAACGCGGCGGCCGCCTCGTCACCTGCGGCTCCACCTCTGGCGTATCCACTGACATCAACCTGATGATGCTGTTCCAGCAGCAGCTGAAGCTGCTCGGCTCCTTCGGCTGCCGCATGGAAAACATGGCCAATGCCATGCAGAAGATGGCGCGCGGCATCGTTCATCCCGTCATCGACACCGAAGTGACCTTCGATGATATCGACCGGGCACTGGAGCGCATGGAAACGCGCCAGGTGTTCGGCAAGATCGTTCTGCGGATGGACTGA